The following coding sequences lie in one Caproicibacterium argilliputei genomic window:
- a CDS encoding HD domain-containing protein, with product MKETNRLIMDMIDYYTGDPKRIQHFIKVHSFAKLIGTLEKLDENTLFILETAAIVHDIGIKLCEEKYGDCNGKLQETEGPAIAKDMLERLGYDAAVIERVCYLVGHHHTYSNIDSMDYQILVESDFLVNLFEGNESKAACESALNHIFRTKSGSAICKKMFA from the coding sequence ATGAAAGAAACGAATAGACTAATTATGGATATGATCGATTACTATACCGGCGATCCAAAACGCATCCAGCATTTCATCAAAGTCCACAGCTTTGCAAAACTTATCGGTACGCTTGAAAAGCTGGATGAAAACACCTTATTTATTCTTGAAACCGCCGCTATTGTCCACGACATCGGCATTAAGCTGTGTGAGGAGAAATACGGCGACTGTAATGGTAAGCTGCAGGAAACTGAGGGTCCTGCAATTGCGAAAGATATGCTCGAACGCCTTGGCTATGACGCTGCAGTAATCGAGCGGGTATGCTATTTGGTTGGGCATCATCACACTTATTCCAATATTGACAGCATGGATTACCAAATCCTTGTTGAGTCGGATTTTTTGGTCAACCTTTTCGAAGGCAATGAGTCAAAGGCTGCGTGCGAGTCGGCCTTAAATCACATTTTTCGGACTAAAAGTGGGTCGGCTATATGTAAGAAGATGTTTGCATAA
- a CDS encoding helix-turn-helix domain-containing protein yields the protein MGYFTSIYAEDLPHRAKTVYMYLRDRADRDGRCYPAIGTIAKELKLSRSTVKRAIADLEKTGHLFKEQRWRENGGKSSLLYTLKL from the coding sequence GTGGGTTATTTTACATCTATCTATGCGGAAGATCTGCCGCACCGGGCCAAAACCGTTTATATGTACCTTCGGGATCGGGCAGACCGGGATGGGAGATGCTACCCGGCCATCGGCACCATCGCCAAAGAACTGAAGCTCTCACGCAGTACCGTCAAACGCGCTATCGCCGACCTTGAAAAGACCGGCCATCTTTTCAAGGAGCAGCGGTGGCGTGAAAACGGCGGCAAAAGCAGCCTGCTCTACACGCTGAAGCTGTGA
- a CDS encoding helix-turn-helix transcriptional regulator, whose product MNILGQIVKDARQSAGLTQDELAEQSGITTRYIMAIENENRQPSMKVLFKLIRALKISADTIFYPEIQHTDKKKEHLIHMIQLCDERETNVATATIRALLDSR is encoded by the coding sequence ATGAACATATTAGGCCAGATCGTCAAAGACGCGCGGCAATCCGCAGGACTGACACAGGACGAGCTTGCGGAACAGTCGGGAATTACAACCCGGTACATCATGGCCATTGAAAACGAAAACAGACAGCCGAGCATGAAGGTGCTGTTTAAACTGATCCGGGCTTTAAAAATTTCTGCGGATACAATCTTTTATCCGGAAATCCAACATACAGACAAGAAAAAAGAACACCTTATCCACATGATCCAGTTGTGCGACGAACGGGAAACCAATGTAGCAACCGCGACCATCCGCGCGCTGCTGGATTCCAGATAA